TTAAATTGAAGATAGACGCTTCTGAAATACTTCCGTCATCAACAGTTTTTAAATTATTTTCAACAAGAGCTAAATCCATTTTACAAACAGGGCAGTTTCCTGTTTCATCATAAATTTTATCGCCTTCACATTGCATAGGACATTGATATACTTCAGAAGTATTATCTTTTGATTTATTACCTGAATTACAGCTTAAAACGGACAAAACTACTATTAATACGATTGCTATATATTTTAAAAATTTCATAATTGTTATTTTAAATCACTGTCTTTTACACATCGAAATCCTAAATTTTTCATGGAATATTTGGCTTTTAAACTGCCACGAATGGCATAGCGCATAAAAGCGGCATAATTCATCAAATCGGTAGCATTAACAGCGGCACTTCCACAAAATAAATTACTATCTTTATCTCCATCTTTTCTAGATTCTCCTGTTATTAAAACCGAATTAAAATCTAAAGTCCATTCCCATACCAAACCATGTAAATCGTGAACGCCCCATACGTTTTTTGGATGTTCTCCAATTTTGTTTTCGTTAGATCGTGGTGCTTCATACCAAGCTAAAATTTGCTTGTTGTATGAGGCTTTTACCCGTGCATCTTTTGTTGTTTCATCTGCCATGGCTACATATTCCCATTCATCAATAGTTGGTAAGCGTTTGCCTTGGCATTCGCAGTAATCTTTAGCAGCAAACCATGAAATATACGTTACGGGACTGTCTGGTTTTTCAGAGTCTTTAAGTTGTAAATCGTTTTTCCAATTGGTTAAATAACTTTTGTCAGCAAACAATTTAATGACTTTTGACTTTTGCCACTTTGGATATTTTTTTACAAAACTCACAAAATCGGCATTAGTAACTGGGTAAATATC
The genomic region above belongs to Mariniflexile litorale and contains:
- a CDS encoding formylglycine-generating enzyme family protein, whose protein sequence is MIQPLLFAQSKGMVSIKGSRYIPLYGRDSTVVEVKNFEIDIYPVTNADFVSFVKKYPKWQKSKVIKLFADKSYLTNWKNDLQLKDSEKPDSPVTYISWFAAKDYCECQGKRLPTIDEWEYVAMADETTKDARVKASYNKQILAWYEAPRSNENKIGEHPKNVWGVHDLHGLVWEWTLDFNSVLITGESRKDGDKDSNLFCGSAAVNATDLMNYAAFMRYAIRGSLKAKYSMKNLGFRCVKDSDLK